The following are from one region of the Pseudomonadota bacterium genome:
- a CDS encoding IS3 family transposase (programmed frameshift), producing the protein MERVPKSVFTKEFKEEAVKMVTEGGLGIPEVGRRLSIPKSTLAYWVKVAKEGTLDTSRKQRPVTGEEMELARLKREITELKMERDILKKAAGVLCQGVAARYAIMKILRLTYPLPLICRVLETSRSGYYAWLSRSPSRRTQEEGRLEVEIKAAHKRTRGTCGPERLQRDLAAHGVKVGISRIRRLRKKFGIRCKQIKKFKATTDSNHTLPVAENLINQQFEAASPNQIWVSDITYIPTEEGWLYLAGHKDIFTKEVVGYAMGPRITKGLVSQSLIRAVSAKRPDKGLIHHSDRGSQYCSSDYVKLLEQFNMRASMSRKGNCYDNAPMESFWGTMKNELVYHQRYAARDEAIKEITEYIEVFYNRQRRQVRLGYLSPAAYEREFYARQLAA; encoded by the exons ATGGAAAGGGTTCCAAAAAGTGTATTCACAAAGGAGTTTAAAGAAGAAGCAGTGAAAATGGTAACAGAAGGTGGTTTGGGTATACCGGAGGTAGGGCGCAGATTATCAATCCCCAAGTCAACTTTAGCCTATTGGGTTAAGGTAGCGAAAGAAGGTACATTAGATACCAGTAGGAAACAAAGACCGGTTACCGGAGAAGAAATGGAACTTGCCCGCCTCAAGCGTGAGATAACTGAACTGAAGATGGAGCGTGATATATTAAAAAAAGCAGCCG GCGTACTTTGCCAAGGAGTCGCTGCCAGGTACGCGATCATGAAAATACTGCGACTTACCTATCCCCTACCTCTTATATGCCGTGTATTAGAAACATCACGAAGCGGCTATTACGCATGGCTTAGTCGTTCACCATCAAGAAGAACCCAGGAGGAAGGGCGACTCGAAGTTGAGATAAAGGCTGCTCATAAGAGAACCCGTGGTACCTGTGGACCTGAAAGATTGCAACGTGATCTTGCAGCCCATGGTGTCAAAGTAGGTATCTCAAGGATCAGGCGTCTCAGAAAAAAGTTCGGGATACGCTGTAAACAGATAAAGAAATTCAAGGCAACGACAGACTCAAACCATACATTGCCTGTGGCAGAGAACCTCATCAATCAGCAATTTGAAGCAGCTTCCCCGAATCAGATCTGGGTCAGTGATATTACCTATATACCCACAGAAGAAGGCTGGCTGTATCTTGCAGGCCACAAAGACATCTTCACTAAAGAAGTGGTGGGATATGCAATGGGTCCCAGGATAACAAAGGGTCTTGTGAGTCAATCCCTCATCCGGGCAGTGTCAGCCAAACGGCCAGACAAGGGCCTTATCCATCATTCTGACCGGGGTAGCCAGTACTGTTCAAGTGACTACGTGAAGCTCCTTGAACAGTTCAATATGAGAGCCTCCATGAGCAGAAAGGGCAATTGCTATGACAATGCCCCGATGGAGAGCTTCTGGGGAACAATGAAGAACGAACTTGTCTATCATCAACGTTATGCGGCAAGGGATGAGGCAATCAAGGAGATCACAGAATACATAGAGGTTTTCTACAACAGACAACGCAGGCAGGTAAGACTGGGGTATTTATCCCCTGCTGCCTATGAACGGGAGTTTTATGCGAGGCAACTTGCAGCATGA